One stretch of Thermodesulfobacteriota bacterium DNA includes these proteins:
- a CDS encoding TIGR01777 family oxidoreductase, with protein sequence MESFTYRSRIKTSAKDLFKWHTRAGAFERLTPPWKVVEFLERSNGIEDGSRVIIRTKIGPVPMIWLIEHRDYKEEKQFCDIQIKGPFRHWEHTHSFVPDGPNACFMEDNVKFLLPIGALGELFGNELVIRKLETFFEYRHGTLMKDIKMHKKYGVKSMQILITGSTGLIGASLIPFLTTGGHNISCLKRDKLKIGENDSYWNPEKGEIEVPKLEGFEAVVHLSGENVAGRWSDEKKAEIEDSRVKSTGLLCNALSKLEKKPSVLVCASAIGFYGNRGEEILTEESKPGKGFLADVTKKWEAATGIARKAGIRVVNLRLGVVLSPRGGALGKMLFPFRMGLGGKLGSGGQYMSWISIDDVIGAIYHAIKNDSLEGPVNAVSPKPVTNLQFTNTLGNVINRPTFFTMPSLLLRTLFGEMADETLLSSTRVIPSKLLSTDYEFQFTDLEASLRNLLGKPKV encoded by the coding sequence ATGGAAAGCTTTACTTATCGGTCACGTATCAAAACATCTGCTAAAGATCTATTTAAATGGCATACACGCGCAGGGGCATTTGAAAGGCTGACCCCCCCATGGAAGGTTGTCGAGTTCTTAGAGAGAAGCAATGGAATAGAAGATGGTTCAAGGGTCATTATAAGAACCAAGATAGGACCAGTTCCAATGATTTGGTTAATCGAGCACAGGGATTATAAAGAAGAAAAGCAATTTTGTGACATACAGATTAAAGGGCCTTTTAGACATTGGGAACATACACACTCATTTGTTCCTGATGGCCCAAATGCATGTTTCATGGAGGATAATGTTAAATTTTTATTACCCATTGGGGCGTTGGGTGAACTCTTTGGGAATGAGTTGGTAATCAGAAAGCTTGAAACCTTTTTTGAATACCGTCATGGTACTCTTATGAAAGATATAAAAATGCATAAGAAGTACGGAGTAAAATCTATGCAAATATTGATAACTGGTTCAACGGGACTGATAGGTGCTTCGCTGATTCCGTTTCTCACAACTGGTGGACACAATATATCCTGTCTTAAACGTGATAAATTAAAAATTGGGGAGAATGATTCATACTGGAACCCCGAAAAAGGTGAGATCGAGGTACCGAAACTTGAGGGATTCGAAGCGGTAGTACATTTGAGTGGAGAAAATGTCGCCGGCCGATGGTCAGATGAAAAAAAGGCCGAAATAGAAGACAGCAGGGTTAAGAGCACAGGGCTTTTATGTAATGCGCTTTCCAAGCTTGAGAAGAAACCAAGTGTGTTGGTGTGTGCTTCTGCCATCGGGTTTTATGGTAATCGCGGTGAGGAGATTTTAACAGAAGAAAGTAAGCCAGGAAAGGGATTTCTGGCTGACGTCACCAAGAAATGGGAGGCAGCTACAGGAATAGCGAGGAAAGCCGGTATTCGTGTGGTTAATTTACGGTTGGGAGTTGTCTTAAGCCCACGTGGCGGCGCCTTGGGGAAAATGCTTTTCCCGTTTCGTATGGGTCTAGGGGGAAAGCTTGGCAGCGGGGGCCAGTACATGAGTTGGATCTCAATTGATGATGTGATTGGAGCGATTTATCATGCCATCAAAAACGATTCTCTTGAAGGGCCTGTAAATGCAGTTTCACCGAAACCGGTTACAAACCTGCAATTCACAAACACGTTGGGGAATGTGATTAATAGACCTACTTTTTTTACGATGCCTTCTCTACTATTAAGAACATTATTCGGTGAAATGGCTGACGAAACCCTGCTTTCAAGTACTCGAGTGATACCATCTAAGTTGTTGTCGACTGACTATGAGTTTCAATTTACTGATTTAGAAGCATCTCTTAGGAATCTGTTAGGAAAACCGAAGGTCTGA
- the ubiE gene encoding bifunctional demethylmenaquinone methyltransferase/2-methoxy-6-polyprenyl-1,4-benzoquinol methylase UbiE — MPNTRSIFNSVAENYDLLNTIFSLGRDKRWRERLAKEIEGTDYVLDIATGTGEVLIEILKNNNQRNAIGLDPSAQMLVLGQKKINCIGLNKKINFIRAVGESLPFRDDSFDAITIAFGIRNTVDPLKSLEEMNRVLKPTGKLGILEFAVPNNKIFGPIYMFYLKRVLPLVASVFNKREEYQYLGDSISKFPDRDNFIGLLKEAGFLLEKSIELMIGTVIIYIGIKKNRAFS; from the coding sequence ATGCCAAATACTAGGTCCATCTTTAACTCTGTAGCAGAAAACTACGACCTGCTCAATACAATTTTCAGCCTAGGTAGGGACAAGCGATGGAGAGAGAGATTGGCTAAAGAAATAGAAGGTACTGATTATGTCCTTGATATTGCCACTGGCACTGGTGAGGTTTTGATTGAGATTTTAAAAAATAATAACCAGAGGAACGCTATTGGTCTGGATCCCAGCGCTCAAATGTTAGTTCTCGGACAAAAGAAAATAAACTGCATTGGCTTAAACAAGAAAATAAATTTTATACGAGCGGTTGGTGAAAGCCTACCATTCAGAGATGATAGTTTTGATGCGATCACCATAGCCTTTGGAATAAGAAATACAGTAGACCCTCTGAAATCATTAGAGGAAATGAATAGGGTTTTAAAACCAACGGGTAAATTGGGAATACTTGAATTTGCAGTCCCAAACAATAAAATTTTTGGGCCAATATATATGTTTTACCTTAAACGAGTTCTACCGCTCGTAGCATCGGTCTTCAATAAAAGAGAGGAGTATCAATATCTCGGTGATTCGATTTCAAAATTTCCGGACAGAGACAACTTTATTGGCCTCTTAAAAGAAGCCGGATTCCTCTTAGAAAAATCAATAGAGTTAATGATTGGAACGGTAATTATATATATAGGCATTAAAAAGAATCGAGCCTTTAGCTAA
- a CDS encoding peroxiredoxin: MPDKLKVGQKAPNVEAETYGGEKINLSDYRDKKIVALYFYPKDDTPTCTKEACSIRDGMEDLEKYGIQVLGVSTDGVKSHENFKNKYELNFPLLSDKGKNIVKAYGVESMFGSAKRETFLIDKSGNIRYIWEKVKADSHAAEIIEKAKELGLV; the protein is encoded by the coding sequence ATGCCTGATAAATTGAAAGTAGGACAAAAGGCACCGAACGTTGAGGCCGAGACTTACGGAGGAGAAAAGATAAACCTAAGCGATTATAGAGACAAAAAAATAGTCGCACTTTATTTTTATCCCAAGGACGATACGCCGACTTGTACCAAAGAAGCATGTTCAATCAGGGATGGTATGGAGGATCTTGAGAAGTATGGAATTCAGGTATTGGGGGTGAGCACGGATGGAGTTAAATCTCATGAGAATTTTAAAAACAAATATGAACTCAATTTCCCGCTCCTGAGTGACAAGGGTAAAAATATAGTTAAGGCATATGGTGTTGAGAGTATGTTCGGTTCTGCAAAGCGAGAGACATTCTTGATCGATAAATCAGGGAATATCAGGTACATATGGGAGAAGGTTAAAGCTGATTCTCATGCTGCGGAAATCATTGAAAAAGCGAAGGAACTGGGCTTAGTTTAG
- the pdxH gene encoding pyridoxamine 5'-phosphate oxidase: MDKANKKGAHKLGALREIDMDPDPVIQFRKWYEDAFRSKSIQPDAMTVASATKDGKPSARMMLLKDVDSEGFVFYTNRESRKGENFSQNPKAAIVFWWPLFERQVRVEGIIEKISDNEADSYFKTRPRGSRLAAWASNQSRVVSSREALDHRFSELEALYKGRDISRPPYWVGYRLRHSTIEFWQGRPNRLHDRLKYRQVDGEGWIIERLSP, encoded by the coding sequence GTGGATAAAGCGAACAAGAAAGGAGCGCATAAACTCGGTGCACTTAGGGAAATAGATATGGATCCGGATCCCGTCATTCAGTTTAGGAAATGGTATGAAGACGCATTCAGGTCTAAGTCTATCCAGCCGGATGCTATGACCGTGGCTTCGGCGACAAAAGACGGTAAGCCTTCCGCGAGAATGATGCTTCTTAAAGATGTTGACAGCGAAGGGTTTGTGTTTTATACGAACCGAGAAAGTAGAAAGGGCGAAAATTTTTCACAAAACCCTAAAGCCGCTATTGTATTCTGGTGGCCCTTGTTCGAAAGACAGGTCCGTGTAGAAGGAATTATTGAGAAGATTTCAGATAATGAGGCTGATTCATATTTTAAGACTAGACCTAGAGGAAGTCGACTTGCGGCATGGGCATCAAATCAAAGTAGGGTCGTTAGCAGCCGAGAGGCTCTCGATCATCGATTTAGTGAATTAGAGGCCTTATATAAAGGTCGTGATATTTCAAGACCCCCGTATTGGGTTGGTTATCGACTCAGGCATTCTACAATTGAATTCTGGCAGGGTAGGCCAAATAGACTCCATGACCGATTGAAGTACAGGCAAGTCGATGGGGAGGGCTGGATTATAGAGCGTCTTTCGCCATAA
- a CDS encoding CBS domain-containing protein, translating to MLIKELMTLNPVSLSPDESINGAFQTLLKHHFRQAPVVENGKLIGIVTDRDLRMAIVQTYVESSLNVRDVMRFDLVTISDDAEVEKAARIICEKKFNALPVVSSTGDLVGIITTSDILKCILNL from the coding sequence ATGTTGATAAAGGAACTCATGACTCTTAATCCCGTGAGCCTCTCGCCCGATGAGAGCATCAACGGTGCTTTTCAGACACTTTTGAAGCACCACTTCCGTCAGGCCCCCGTGGTTGAGAATGGAAAACTAATCGGCATTGTTACAGACAGAGATCTCCGTATGGCAATCGTTCAAACTTATGTAGAGTCAAGTTTAAATGTGCGAGATGTGATGCGTTTCGATCTCGTCACAATATCTGACGATGCGGAGGTGGAAAAGGCGGCTCGAATAATATGTGAGAAAAAATTCAATGCCCTTCCTGTCGTTTCGAGTACCGGGGATCTGGTTGGAATTATAACCACCTCGGATATTCTCAAATGTATCCTGAATCTTTAA
- a CDS encoding SRPBCC family protein → MTLFSFNIIQKLPISTTKAWDFFSNPKNLELITPPWLALKITSEIREEMYSGMIMTYDVSPILGIPVKWITEITHLDKPNLFVDEQRFGPYRFWHHEHHFRPIPNGIEMQDSVHYVMPFGFFGSLVGNLVVNKKVIDIFNYRYKVLEGLFGRIS, encoded by the coding sequence ATGACCCTTTTCAGTTTTAACATAATTCAGAAACTGCCAATTTCTACAACAAAAGCTTGGGATTTTTTTTCTAATCCCAAGAATTTAGAACTGATAACTCCTCCATGGTTGGCTCTAAAAATTACCTCTGAAATACGTGAAGAGATGTATTCAGGCATGATTATGACGTATGATGTAAGTCCGATTCTTGGTATTCCAGTAAAATGGATCACCGAGATCACTCATTTAGATAAGCCAAATTTATTCGTAGATGAACAGCGCTTCGGTCCCTATCGTTTCTGGCATCACGAGCACCACTTCCGACCTATTCCCAATGGAATTGAAATGCAGGATTCTGTTCATTACGTTATGCCATTTGGATTTTTTGGGAGCCTAGTTGGCAATTTAGTTGTAAATAAAAAGGTAATAGATATATTTAATTACAGATATAAAGTATTAGAGGGATTGTTCGGAAGGATTTCCTGA
- a CDS encoding NAD(P)/FAD-dependent oxidoreductase produces the protein MFYQTETNQHHVVIIGGGFGGLYAAKALGKTDVRITLVDKRNFHLFQPLLYQIAIGGLSPGDIASPLRAVLRKYKNIEVIKAEVIDLDPEHRRITFRDGELNYDSLIVATGSTYNYFGHDEWAEIAPGIKTIENTLDIRHRIFLAFEAAEREADIAQQKSWMRFVIIGAGPTGVELAGAIGELAQSTLRNDFRHIDTCETEIILLEGTDRILPTYPEELSIKAQESLERLGITVNKNAMVTGIKKSFVTFSKDGKEETIQAKTILWAAGVKASSLGEVLARRTGGKLDSAGRVIVEPDLSIPGFDNIFVIGDLANFSHEDGRPLPGVAPVAMQEGLYVAKLLESRFRGRNLPPFKYKNKGSLAVIGRNAAVADFGRFRFSGFFAWLIWIFIHIQYLIEFDNKVLVLIQWAWNYFTRKRGARLITGEDTKVLSEK, from the coding sequence GTGTTCTATCAGACAGAAACGAACCAGCACCATGTAGTAATAATAGGAGGTGGATTTGGTGGATTATACGCTGCAAAGGCTCTTGGAAAAACCGACGTGAGGATAACTCTCGTTGATAAGCGAAATTTCCATCTGTTTCAACCGTTACTGTACCAAATTGCGATTGGAGGACTATCACCCGGTGATATAGCTTCACCACTCAGAGCGGTATTGCGAAAATATAAGAATATCGAGGTCATAAAGGCAGAGGTAATTGATTTAGACCCGGAACACAGAAGAATCACGTTCCGAGACGGCGAGCTAAATTACGATTCACTGATAGTTGCGACTGGTTCTACTTACAATTATTTTGGTCATGATGAGTGGGCAGAGATAGCCCCGGGTATAAAGACAATCGAAAACACACTTGATATTCGTCATCGTATATTTCTTGCGTTTGAGGCAGCAGAGCGAGAGGCTGATATAGCTCAACAGAAATCGTGGATGCGGTTCGTGATAATAGGAGCGGGGCCGACCGGTGTGGAACTCGCAGGTGCAATTGGAGAACTGGCTCAAAGTACATTAAGAAATGATTTTAGACATATTGATACATGCGAGACTGAGATAATCTTGTTGGAAGGAACGGATAGGATATTGCCTACATACCCGGAGGAGCTTTCGATAAAGGCCCAGGAATCACTCGAACGATTAGGAATTACGGTGAATAAGAATGCGATGGTAACTGGTATCAAAAAAAGCTTCGTCACATTCTCTAAAGATGGAAAAGAAGAAACGATTCAGGCTAAGACGATACTATGGGCTGCGGGAGTAAAAGCATCATCTCTGGGTGAGGTACTTGCCAGACGTACTGGCGGAAAACTGGATAGTGCAGGTCGTGTTATAGTCGAACCGGATCTCAGCATTCCTGGCTTTGACAACATTTTTGTTATTGGAGACCTCGCGAATTTCAGCCATGAGGATGGGAGGCCACTTCCGGGAGTAGCGCCCGTCGCCATGCAGGAAGGGCTCTATGTAGCAAAGCTCTTGGAAAGCCGATTTAGAGGAAGGAACTTACCTCCATTCAAGTATAAAAACAAGGGAAGCCTTGCTGTCATAGGACGAAATGCCGCGGTAGCAGACTTTGGTAGATTTCGGTTCAGCGGGTTTTTTGCATGGCTGATCTGGATTTTTATACACATTCAATATCTTATCGAATTTGATAATAAAGTTCTGGTACTTATTCAATGGGCTTGGAATTACTTTACTCGAAAACGCGGTGCCAGACTTATCACCGGTGAGGATACTAAAGTACTTTCTGAAAAGTAG